A window of Sphingomonas astaxanthinifaciens DSM 22298 genomic DNA:
GTCGTGCAGCGCCCCCATCGTCGGGACCAGCGCCAGCGTGTTTCCGTGCTGGCGGACCATCGCCACACCCAGCTCCAGCCCGTCGAGCGCACGGATGATTTGCACCGTTGATTCCCTTTGGTTTACTGATGATCCCAACAGGAGGCGCTTAGGCGCGAGGCGGGGAAGAAACCAAGTGAGCCAGCCACATTTCATCGTCTTCGCCAACGAAAAGGGCGGGACGGGCAAGTCGACCACCGCGGTCCACACCGCCGTCGCGCTCGCCGCGGCCGGCCACCGGGTCGCCGCGCTCGACCTCGACCATCGCCAGCGGACCACCACCCGCTATCTCGAGAACCGCGCCGCCTTCCAGCGCCGGACCGAGACCGAGCTGCCCCAGCCGGGCTTCGCGGTGCTCGAGGACCAGCGCGAGGAAGCGCTCGAAGCGGCGATCGCCGCGCTCGGGCAAGAAGCCGACATCCTCGTCATCGACACGCCGGGCCGCGACGATGCCGTCGCCCGCGCCGCGATCCTCAAGGCCGACACGCTCGTCACCCCGATGAACGACAGCTTCGTCGACCTCGACCTCATCGGGCAGGTCAATCCCGACACCTTCAAGGTCACCCGCCCGAGCTTCTATGCCGAGCTCATCTGGAACAGCCGCACCGCGCGCGCCAAGACCGCGGGCAAGAGCGTCGACTGGGTGGTGCTGCGCAATCGCCTCCAGCATATCGGCAGCCACAACCAGCAGCGCGTCGGCGCGGCGATGGACGAGCTTGCCCGCCGGGTCGGCTTCCGGGTCATCCCCGGCCTGTCCGAACGCGTCATCTACCGCGAGCTCTTCCCCAAGGGACTGACCCTGCTCGACCTCAAGCAGATCGGCGAAGCCGGCATCGCCCACATCGCCGCTCGGCAGGAGTTGCGCGAAATGGTCGCTGGCCTGGGGCTTCCCGGCGCGGAAACCGCCAAAGCGGCGTGATCCCCCGCGCGATCTCGCAACCAACTGACGCTCCCTCCGTTCAGGCGCCGTAATGACTCATCGCTTCGATCCCACCATCCTCCGCGAATATGACATCCGCGGCATCGTCGGCCGCACCCTCCACGAACAGGACGCCTATGCGCTCGGGCGCACCTTCGCCGCCGAGGGCCGCGACCAGGGGGCGAAGCGCCTCGCAGTGGGGCGCGACGGGCGCGAGCACAGCCCGTTGCTCGAGGCGGCGCTGGTCCGCGGCCTGACCGAAGGCGGGATCGATGTCGTCCGGGTCGGGCAGGGGCCTTCGCCCATGCTCTACTGGGCGGTCGCCGAGCTCGACGTCGACGGCGGGATCCAGATTACCGGAAGCCACAATCCGGCCGACTATAACGGCTTCAAGATGCTGCTTCCGGGCGGCTCGGTATTCGGCGCTGCGATCCAGGCCCTCGGGGCCCGCGCCGCCGAGGGCCGCTGGAGCGAGGGCCAAGGCAGCGTCGAAGACGTCGACATCATCGACCGCTACGTCGATCGCCTCGTCAAGGACTATCGCGGCGGCGCGTTCAGGATCGGCTGGGACGCCGGCAACGGCGCGGCCGGCCCCGCGCTCGAGAAGCTGGTGGCCAAGCTCCCGGGCGAGCATCACACCATCTTCACCGACGTCGACGGCCGCTTCCCCAACCACCATCCCGACCCCACGGTCGAGAAGAACCTCGAACATCTGAAGGCGCTGGTTCGGGACAAGGGCCTCGACTTCGGGATCGCCTTCGACGGCGACGGCGACCGGATCGGCGCGGTCGACGGGCAGGGCCGCGTGATCTGGGGCGACCAGCTGCTGATGATCCTCGCCGGCCCGGTGCTCGAGGAGCAGCCGGGCGCGACCATCATCGCCGACGTCAAGGCCAGCCAGACCCTGTTCGACGGCATCGCCGCACTCGGTGGCAGCCCGCTGATGTGGAAGACCGGCCATAGCCTCATCAAGTCCAAGATGAAGGAGACGGGCGCGCCGCTCGCGGGCGAGATGAGCGGCCACATCTTCTTCAAGCACCGCTGGTACGGTTTCGACGACGCGCTCTACGCCGCGGTCCGGTTGATCGAGGCGGTGGCGGCATCGGGCAAGAGCCTGACCGAATTGCGCGATTCGATGCCCGAGAGCATCGCCACCCCCGAAATGCGCTTCCCGGTCGACGAGGCGCGCAAGTTCGCCGTGGTCGAGGAAGTCCGCGACCGCCTCACCGCCGAAGGGGCGAAGGTCGATGCGACCGACGGCGTCCGCGTCAGCACCGGCGACGGCTGGTGGCTGCTGCGCGCGTCCAACACCCAGGACGTGCTGGTCGGCCGCGCCGAGGCGAGGGACCCGGTGGGCCTCGAACGCCTGCTCGAGACCATCGACGCCCAGCTCGCCCAAAGCGGGATCGAGCGGACCGAGGCCGACCACTAGGCCCCCGCGGGGCTGGACCTCGGCTGTGCCCGGAGTAGAGGGGGCGCATGCCGAGCGACAACAAGGACGCCTGGAAGGCCCTCGCCGCCAAGGAAGCGCGCGGGGCCGACCTCAGCCGGACCACTCCGGAAGGAATCACCTTGAGGACCGTCTATGGTCCCGAGGATGCGGCGGGCATCGACCCCGGCTATCCCGGCATCGCGCCTTATACCCGCGGTCCCTATGCGACGATGTACGCGGGCCGGCCGTGGACCATCCGCCAATATGCGGGCTTCTCGACCGCCGAGGAATCGAACGCCTTCTACCGCCGCAACCTCGCCGCCGGGCAGAAGGGTCTCTCGGTCGCCTTCGACCTCGCCACCCACCGCGGCTACGACAGCGATCACCCGCGCGTGACCGGCGATGTCGGCAAGGCGGGCGTCGCGATCGACAGCGTCGAGGACATGAAGCTGCTGTTCGACGGCATTCCGCTGGGCGAAATGTCGGTCTCGATGACCATGAACGGCGCGGTGCTGCCGGTGCTCGCCTTCTACATCGTCGCGGGCGAGGAGCAGGGGGTCGACCGGGCCGCGCTCACGGGCACGATCCAGAACGACATCCTCAAGGAGTTCGCGGTCCGCAACACCTACATCTATCCGCCCGAACCCTCGATGCGGATCGTCTCGGACATCATCGCCTTCACGTCGCGCGAGATGCCGAAGTTCAACAGCATCTCCATCTCGGGCTATCACATGCACGAGGCCGGGGCGACGGCGGTGCAGGAGATGGCCTACACGCTCGCCGACGGCATGGAATATGTCCGCTCGGCGATGGCCGCGGGGCTCGACATCGACGCCTTCGCGCCGCGCCTGAGCTTCTTCTGGGGCATCGGCATGAACCTCTTCATGGAGGTCGCCAAGATGCGCGCCGCGCGCACCCTGTGGGCGAGGATCATGACCGACCTCGGGGCAAAATCCGAAAAGTCGAAGCTGCTCCGGACCCATTGCCAGACCAGCGGCGTCAGCCTCACTGAGCAGGACCCCTACAACAACATCGTCCGGACCACGATCGAGGCGCTCGCGGCGGTGCTCGGCGGCACCCAGTCGCTCCACACCAACAGCTTCGACGAGGCGATCGCGCTTCCGACCGACTTCTCGGCGCGCATCGCCCGCAACACCCAGCTGATCCTCGCCGAGGAAAGCGGGGTGACCGCGGTCGCCGATCCTCTGGGCGGCAGCTGGTATGTCGAAGCGCTGACCCGCGAGCTCGAGGAAAAGGCCTGGGCGCTGATCCAGGAAGTCGAAGCCATGGGCGGCATGACCAAGGCGGTAACCGCCGGGCTCCCGAAGCGCCGGATCGAGGAAGCCGCCGCGCAGCGCCAGGCCAAGGTCGACACGGGCGAGACCGTGATCGTCGGCGTCAACCGCTACCGCCTGCCCGAAGAGGCCGAGCTCGACATTCTCGAGGTCGACAACGCCAAGGTCCGCGCCGGCCAGATCGAGCGGCTCGAGAAGCTCCGCGCGACACGCGACGAAGGGCAGGTCCGGGCCGCGCTCGACGCGCTCGAACAGGGTGCGCGCGCCAACGCTAATTTGCTCGCGCTCAGCGTCGAGGCCGCCCGCGCCCGCGCCACGCTGGGCGAAATCTCCGACGCCCTCGAACGCGCCTTCGGCCGCTATGCGACCAAGCCCGAGCCCGTCAGCGGCATCTACGGCCAGCGCGCCGACCAGCGGTGGGAAGAGGCCAAGCAGGGCACGGTCGCCGTCGCCGGCCGCCTCGGCCGCGCACCGCGCATGCTGGTCGCCAAGATGGGGCAGGACGGCCACGACCGCGGTGCCAATCTCGTCAGCTCGGCCTTCGGCGATTTGGGCTTCGAGATCGTCGCCGGTCCGCTGTTCCAGACCCCGCGCGAAGCCGCCGAACTGGCCGTCACCAGCGACGTAGACGTGGTCGGCGCAAGCAGCCTGGCGGCGGGCCACAAGACCCTCATCCCCGAGCTGATCGGCCACCTCAAGGACTTGGGCCGCGCCGACATCAAGGTGATCGCCGGCGGCGTCATCCCCGCCCAGGACTATGCCGAACTCCGCGCGGCGGGCGTCCAGGCCATCTTCGGCCCCGGCACCAACCTCGCCGACGCCGCCGACGAGGTGCTGCGCCTCCTCGGCCACAATAAGCCTCCTTTGGACGAGGCGGCGGAGTGATTTGGCGGCGGGCGGCGATCTTTGCGCTTTGGGCAGTTGTATGTTTTTTCGGTTTCTTCGTTGCGGTCTTCTTGACGCAGATGGGCGATTGTTTCGACGTTGCCGAATGCAAGCAGTTCAAGAATAGCGCGATGCATTATATTCTGATCGGCGCGCCTTCGATCTGGATCGGCGGCTCATTGCTGATGACTTATCGGTGGAGCCGGAATGTTCAGTAAAATCCTGATCGCCAACCGCGGCGAAATCGCGTGCCGGGTCATCAAGACCGCGCGCCGAATGGGCATCAAGACCGTCGCGGTCTATTCCGATGCCGACGCCCGCGCGCCGTTCGTGAAGATGGCCGACGAAGCGGTGCACATCGGCCCTCCGCCCGCGGCACAGAGCTATCTCCTCGCCGACAGGATCATCGAGGCCTGCAAGGCGACCGGCGCCGAAGCCGTCCACCCGGGCTACGGCTTCCTGTCCGAGCGCACCAGCTTCGCCGAAGCGCTCGCCGCCGAGGGCATCGCCTTCATCGGACCGCCGGTGAAGGCCATCGCGGCGATGGGCGACAAGATCGAATCGAAGAAGCTCGCCAAGGCCGCCGGGGTCAACGTCGTCCCCGGCTTCGTCGGCGAGATCGAGGACACCGAGCATGCCGTCCGGATTGCCGGCGAGATCGGCTATCCGGTAATGATGAAGGCCTCGGCCGGCGGCGGCGGCAAGGGCATGCGCCTCGCCTATTCCGAGCAGGACGTCCGCGAAGGCTTCGAGGCGACCAAGCGCGAGGGGCTGAACAGCTTCGGCGACGACCGCGTCTTCATCGAGAAATTCATCGAGGACCCGCGCCACATCGAGATCCAGATCCTCGGCGACCAGCACGGCAACATCCTTTATCTGAACGAGCGCGAATGCTCGATCCAGCGCCGCCACCAGAAGGTGGTCGAGGAAGCGCCGTCGCCCTTCGTCACGCCCGAGATGCGCAAGGCGATGGGCGAGCAGTGCGTCGCGCTCGCCCGCGCGGTCGGCTATTATAGCGCGGGCACGGTCGAGCTGATCGTCTCGGGCAAGGACCCGACGGGCAAGAGCTTCTACTTCCTCGAGATGAACACCCGGCTCCAGGTCGAGCATCCGGTGACCGAGGCGATCACCGGCATCGACCTCGTCGAGCAGATGATCCGCGTCGCCGCCGGCGAGAAATTGCCTTTCACGCAAGGCGACATCGGCATCGACGGCTGGGCGATCGAGAACCGCGTCTATGCCGAGGACCCCTATCGCGGCTTCCTCCCCTCGACCGGGCGCCTCGTCCACTACCAGCCGCCCGTCCCCGGCTGGACCGACGACGGTAAGGCCAACGGCCGCCGAGGCCTCGATGGCGTGCGCGTCGACGATGGCGTGTTCGAGGGCGGCGAAGTGTCGATGTTCTACGACCCCATGATCGCCAAGCTCGTCACCTGGGCCCCGACCCGCGACGAGGCCGCCGACAAGCAGGTGGAAGCGCTCGACGCCTTCCGCATCGAAGGCCTCGGCCACAATGTCGATTTCCTGTCCGCCATCATGCAGCACCCGCGCTTTCGTGTCGGCGAGCTCACCACCGGCTTCATCGCCGAGGAATATCCCGAGGGCTTTCACGGCGCGCCGCTCGACGCGGCCCTCACCGCCGACCTGTCGGCGATCGCCGCCTTTGTCGCGACCGTGCACGAGGTTCGTGCCGGCCAGATCGACCAGCAGCTGAGCCGTCCGCCGGTCAGCCAACGCGACCATGTCGTCCGGCTCGACGGCGGCGCCGAGCACCGCGTCCGCTTCAGCGTCGACAAGGTCGTGGTCGATGAGGGCGAGGGGCTGGTGTTCGACGCCGACTACAGCCCCGGCCAGCGGCTCGTCCGCGCCCGCATCGGCCAGCGTCAGCGCACCGTACTGGTCGCCCGCGACGGCCGCAGCTGGAAAATGACCACCCGCGGCGCGACCCACCGGGTCACCGTCATGACCGCCGAGGTCGCCGCGCTCGCCCGCCACATGATCGAGAAGGTCCCGCCCGACCTATCGCGCCTGCTCCTCGCGCCGATGCCGGGGCTGCTCACCCGCCTCGACGTCAAGCCCGGCGACAAGGTCGAGGCCGGCCAGCCGATCGCGGTGATGGAGGCGATGAAGATGGAAAACATCCTCCGCGCCGAGAAGAGCGCGACCGTCAAGGCGACCCCCGTCGGCGCCGGCGAAAGCGTCGCCGTCGACCAGGTCATCGTCGAGTTCGAGTAAGTAAAACGGGAAGCGCGTCATCCCGGGCTTGACCCGGGATCCCGCTTCTTCGCTTCTTCACATGACCAAGCGGGACCCCGGATCACGTCCGGGGTGACGAAAGACCGTCAGGCGCTCGTGCCCCCGTCGATCGTCACGCAGGCCCCGTTGACTCCGCTGGCGTCGGGGTGGAGCAGCTGCACCACGCTGTAAGCCACTTCGTCCGCCGTGATCAGGCGGCCGTTGCCGTTGGTCTTGGCCAGCATCGCCCGCGCTTCCTCGACGCTGCGGCCGGTCGCGCCCGCGATCCGCTCGGCGCTCGCATCGACCATCGGCGTGTCGACGAAGCTCGGGCAGATGGCGTTCACCGTCAGGCCGGTGCGTGCGAATTCGAGCGCGAGGCTTCGCGCAAGCCCCACCGCGCCATGCTTGGAGGCGACATAGGGAGCCGCCATCGCGCCGCCCTTCAGCCCGGCGACCGAAGCGACGATCACCAGCCTCTTGCCCGGCGCCTGGAGGTCGGGGAGGGCGAGCTGCGCGCCGTCGAACAGGGCAGTGAGATTGGTCGCCAGAATCGCGTCCCAGGTTTCGCGCTTGGTCCGCAGGAACGGCCGGCTGTCGCCGATGCCCGCATTCAGCACCACATAGTCGAACGCCCCATGTGCCGCGCGCGCGGCGGTGAAGGCCCGGCTTTGCTGCTCGGGATCGGTGACGTCGGCGACAAAGGCCGAACCGCCCGTTTCCCGCGCCACCGCCTCGATCAGGTCGGCGCGCCGTCCGATCAGCGAGACGGTCGCGCCCGCCGCGGCGAGAGCCCGCGCGACGGCGGCACCGATGCCCGTGCCGCCGCCAGTGATGAGTGCATGCTTGCCAGTCGCCCAGGTCATGCTCGCGATCCTAACGGCGGCGCGGGCAAAGAGAAGGGCGACCCGGCCGCCCGGGCCGCCCTTCCTACCCCTGGCAGTTCTTAGTGAACGCCGAGACGACGCTGGAAAAATGGTGCTCGCCCCGTAGCCTACGGGTCGCTGACAATCTTGCAAGCACGTTTCGGGCGGCAAAATCGCACGGTTCACCGTTACCGGCGAGGGCTTTGCCAAGGGTCCCGTCCTGTGCCACGAGGCCGCTTCATAGGAGCAGCCCGAAACCATGAAGACCAGAGCCGCCGTCGCCTTTGCCCCCAAGCAGCCGCTCGAGATCGTCGAGCTCGACCTCGAGGGCCCCAAGGCCGGCGAGGTGCTGGTCGAGATCAAGGCGACCGGCATCTGCCACACCGACGCCTACACGCTCGACGGCCTCGACAGCGAGGGTCTCTTCCCCTCGGTCCTCGGGCACGAAGGCGCGGGCATCGTCCGCGAGGTCGGCGCCGGGGTCACCTCGGTCAAGCCCGGCGACCATGTCATCCCGCTGTACACGCCCGAGTGTCGCCAGTGTAAGTCGTGCCTCTCGGGCAAGACCAACCTCTGCACTGCCATCCGCGCGACGCAGGGCAAGGGGCTGATGCCCGACGGGACCAGCCGCTTCTCCTACAAGGGGCAGACCATCTTCCACTACATGGGCTGCTCGACCTTCTCGAACTTCACCGTCCTCCCCGAGATCGCGGTAGCGAAGATCCGCGAGGACGCGCCGTTCCAGACCAGCTGCTACATCGGCTGCGGGGTCACCACCGGGGTCGGCGCGGTGGTCAACACCGCCAAGGTCCAGGTTGGCGACAATGTCGTGGTGTTCGGTCTCGGCGGGATCGGCCTCAACGTTGTCCAGGGCGCGCGGCTGGCGGGCGCCAACCGGATCATCGGCATCGACCTCAATCCCGACCGCGAGGAATGGGGCCGCCAGTTCGGCATGACCCACTTCCTCAATACCAAGGGCATGAGCCGCGACGAGATCGTGGCGAAGGTGGTCGAGCTGACTGACGGCGGCGCCGACTACAGCTTCGACTGCACCGGCAACACCGAGGTCATGCGTACCGCGCTCGAATGCTGCCACCGCGGCTGGGGCACCAGCGTCATCATCGGCGTTGCCGAGGCCGGAAAGGAGATCGCCACGCGCCCCTTCCAGCTGGTCACCGGCCGCAACTGGCGCGGGACGGCCTTCGGCGGCGCCAAGGGCCGCACCGACGTGCCCAAGATCGTCGACTGGTACATGGACGGGAAGATCGCGATCGACCCGATGATCACGCACGTCCTCAGCCTCGAGGAGATCAACAAGGGCTTCGACCTCATGCACCGGGGCGAGAGCATCCGCGCCGTCGTCGTCTACTAGGAAAAGGGGAACCACCATGTTCAGTCACGTCATGATCGGCTCGAACGACATCGAGCGCTCGAAGAAATTCTACGATGCCCTGTTCACCGCCATCGGCGGCCGCGAGGGCCGGGTCGATCCCAAGGGCCGCGTCATGTATCTGAAGGACGGCGGCATCTTCATCATCACCAAGCCGATCGACGGCCAGCCCGCCACCCACGGCAACGGCTGCACCCTGGGCTTCAAGGTCGACAATCCCGAGCAGGCCCATGCCTGGCACGAGGCCGGCATTGCCGCCGGTGGCACCCCGATCGAGGACGCGCCCGGAGTCCGTTCGGGCATGGGGGTCGACCTCTACCTCGCCTATCTGCGCGACCCCGACGGCAACAAGATCTGCGCCATGCACCGGATGCCGCAGCCCGCCTGATGGTCGAAGTCGTCAGCGAAGCCCGAAGCCACGGCGGTCGCCAGCTCGTCCTACGGCACGACAGCCGGGCGACGGGCACGCCAATGACCTTCTCGCTCTTCCTGCCCCCGCAGGCGGAGCAGGGGCGGGTGCCGCTGGTGACCTATCTGTCGGGGCTGACCTGCACCCACGCCAATGTCACCGACAAGGGCGAATATCGCGCCGCCTGCGCCGAATTGGGCCTCGCCTTCCTCGCGCCCGACACGTCCCCACGCGGCGACGGGGTCGCGGACGAGGAGGGCTGGGACATCGGGCTTGGCGCGGGCTTCTACGTCGATGCGACCGAGGCCCCCTGGTCCGCTCATTACCGCATGTGGAGCTACGTCACCGAGGAGCTGCCGGCCCTCGTCGCGGCCGAGTATGCAGCGCTCGACATGTCGGCGCAGGCGATCACCGGGCACAGCATGGGCGGGCATGGCGCGCTGACCGTCGCGCTCCGCCATCCCGGCCGCTTCCACGCGGTCAGCGCCTTCGCGCCGATCGTCGCCCCGTCCGAGGTACCGTGGGGCGAGAAGGCCTTTTCGCGCTATCTCGGTCCCGACCGCGCCGCCTGGCGGGCCCACGATGCCGTTGCGCTGATCGAGGATGGTGCGCGGGTTCCGGCGATCCGCATCGACATCGGCGCCGCCGACCCGTTTCTCGAGCGGGAATTGCGTCCGGAACGGATCGAAGCCGCGGCCGCCGACGCCGGGATCGAGCTGATCCTCGAGCGCCGCTCAGGCTACGATCACAGCTACTTTTTTATCTCGACCTTCCTTGCCGAGCACCTCCGCTGGATGAAGTCGCGGCTCGGTTAATCGCGCGGTTTCTCTAAAACCGATCAATAAAATGTAGCGTAGCTGCAACACTCTCCTGCTTTGTCCGGACGCCTGGCAACCGTGCGCATTTCTCCTCGTTGAGGGGGCGCCGAATTGTCCGAGTAATGGGAAACGGCATGTGCGCATGCCTTCCCGAACAGGGGAGTAAAGAGTGATCACACGTACAAAGCTTGCGCTGCTTGGCAGCGCCTCCGTCGCCGCCTTCACCTTCCTCCTTCCTGCCAGCGCTTCGGCCCAGAGCAGCACCTGCACCCTCCAGGCCCTCAGCACGACGGTCTTCAACTGCGTCAACGGCGCGACGCCGGTCTCGACGGTCACCGTCACCGGGGGCACTTTCGTCGGCACCGACCCGCTGACCGTCAGCAGCCTCACCGGTGACATCACCGTCACCGCCGTTCCCGTCAGCGGCGGCGTGCTCCAGAATACGAGCAACGTGCCGGGCACCAACGCCCTCACCCTCACCAACGGCTTTCTTGGCGGGGCGATCACGCTCACCGCGCCGGGCCAGGCGATCAGCACCACCGGAACCGACGTCGACGCGCTCCAGTTCAGCGCGAACGGCGGACCCGTCTCGCTGACCGTCGGAAACCTCACCACCACCGGCGACAACAGCTATGGCGTGCTGGGCGGCGGCGGGACCACCACCACCATCACCACCGGCAATATCTCGACCCTCGGCAACGGCTCCTACGGCGCCTCGGTCGGCTCCGACGGCAACCTGTCGCTGAC
This region includes:
- a CDS encoding division plane positioning ATPase MipZ, yielding MSQPHFIVFANEKGGTGKSTTAVHTAVALAAAGHRVAALDLDHRQRTTTRYLENRAAFQRRTETELPQPGFAVLEDQREEALEAAIAALGQEADILVIDTPGRDDAVARAAILKADTLVTPMNDSFVDLDLIGQVNPDTFKVTRPSFYAELIWNSRTARAKTAGKSVDWVVLRNRLQHIGSHNQQRVGAAMDELARRVGFRVIPGLSERVIYRELFPKGLTLLDLKQIGEAGIAHIAARQELREMVAGLGLPGAETAKAA
- the pgmG gene encoding phosphoglucomutase/phosphomannomutase PgmG, whose product is MTHRFDPTILREYDIRGIVGRTLHEQDAYALGRTFAAEGRDQGAKRLAVGRDGREHSPLLEAALVRGLTEGGIDVVRVGQGPSPMLYWAVAELDVDGGIQITGSHNPADYNGFKMLLPGGSVFGAAIQALGARAAEGRWSEGQGSVEDVDIIDRYVDRLVKDYRGGAFRIGWDAGNGAAGPALEKLVAKLPGEHHTIFTDVDGRFPNHHPDPTVEKNLEHLKALVRDKGLDFGIAFDGDGDRIGAVDGQGRVIWGDQLLMILAGPVLEEQPGATIIADVKASQTLFDGIAALGGSPLMWKTGHSLIKSKMKETGAPLAGEMSGHIFFKHRWYGFDDALYAAVRLIEAVAASGKSLTELRDSMPESIATPEMRFPVDEARKFAVVEEVRDRLTAEGAKVDATDGVRVSTGDGWWLLRASNTQDVLVGRAEARDPVGLERLLETIDAQLAQSGIERTEADH
- the scpA gene encoding methylmalonyl-CoA mutase, which produces MPSDNKDAWKALAAKEARGADLSRTTPEGITLRTVYGPEDAAGIDPGYPGIAPYTRGPYATMYAGRPWTIRQYAGFSTAEESNAFYRRNLAAGQKGLSVAFDLATHRGYDSDHPRVTGDVGKAGVAIDSVEDMKLLFDGIPLGEMSVSMTMNGAVLPVLAFYIVAGEEQGVDRAALTGTIQNDILKEFAVRNTYIYPPEPSMRIVSDIIAFTSREMPKFNSISISGYHMHEAGATAVQEMAYTLADGMEYVRSAMAAGLDIDAFAPRLSFFWGIGMNLFMEVAKMRAARTLWARIMTDLGAKSEKSKLLRTHCQTSGVSLTEQDPYNNIVRTTIEALAAVLGGTQSLHTNSFDEAIALPTDFSARIARNTQLILAEESGVTAVADPLGGSWYVEALTRELEEKAWALIQEVEAMGGMTKAVTAGLPKRRIEEAAAQRQAKVDTGETVIVGVNRYRLPEEAELDILEVDNAKVRAGQIERLEKLRATRDEGQVRAALDALEQGARANANLLALSVEAARARATLGEISDALERAFGRYATKPEPVSGIYGQRADQRWEEAKQGTVAVAGRLGRAPRMLVAKMGQDGHDRGANLVSSAFGDLGFEIVAGPLFQTPREAAELAVTSDVDVVGASSLAAGHKTLIPELIGHLKDLGRADIKVIAGGVIPAQDYAELRAAGVQAIFGPGTNLADAADEVLRLLGHNKPPLDEAAE
- a CDS encoding acetyl-CoA carboxylase biotin carboxylase subunit codes for the protein MFSKILIANRGEIACRVIKTARRMGIKTVAVYSDADARAPFVKMADEAVHIGPPPAAQSYLLADRIIEACKATGAEAVHPGYGFLSERTSFAEALAAEGIAFIGPPVKAIAAMGDKIESKKLAKAAGVNVVPGFVGEIEDTEHAVRIAGEIGYPVMMKASAGGGGKGMRLAYSEQDVREGFEATKREGLNSFGDDRVFIEKFIEDPRHIEIQILGDQHGNILYLNERECSIQRRHQKVVEEAPSPFVTPEMRKAMGEQCVALARAVGYYSAGTVELIVSGKDPTGKSFYFLEMNTRLQVEHPVTEAITGIDLVEQMIRVAAGEKLPFTQGDIGIDGWAIENRVYAEDPYRGFLPSTGRLVHYQPPVPGWTDDGKANGRRGLDGVRVDDGVFEGGEVSMFYDPMIAKLVTWAPTRDEAADKQVEALDAFRIEGLGHNVDFLSAIMQHPRFRVGELTTGFIAEEYPEGFHGAPLDAALTADLSAIAAFVATVHEVRAGQIDQQLSRPPVSQRDHVVRLDGGAEHRVRFSVDKVVVDEGEGLVFDADYSPGQRLVRARIGQRQRTVLVARDGRSWKMTTRGATHRVTVMTAEVAALARHMIEKVPPDLSRLLLAPMPGLLTRLDVKPGDKVEAGQPIAVMEAMKMENILRAEKSATVKATPVGAGESVAVDQVIVEFE
- a CDS encoding SDR family NAD(P)-dependent oxidoreductase; the encoded protein is MTWATGKHALITGGGTGIGAAVARALAAAGATVSLIGRRADLIEAVARETGGSAFVADVTDPEQQSRAFTAARAAHGAFDYVVLNAGIGDSRPFLRTKRETWDAILATNLTALFDGAQLALPDLQAPGKRLVIVASVAGLKGGAMAAPYVASKHGAVGLARSLALEFARTGLTVNAICPSFVDTPMVDASAERIAGATGRSVEEARAMLAKTNGNGRLITADEVAYSVVQLLHPDASGVNGACVTIDGGTSA
- a CDS encoding S-(hydroxymethyl)glutathione dehydrogenase/class III alcohol dehydrogenase; the protein is MKTRAAVAFAPKQPLEIVELDLEGPKAGEVLVEIKATGICHTDAYTLDGLDSEGLFPSVLGHEGAGIVREVGAGVTSVKPGDHVIPLYTPECRQCKSCLSGKTNLCTAIRATQGKGLMPDGTSRFSYKGQTIFHYMGCSTFSNFTVLPEIAVAKIREDAPFQTSCYIGCGVTTGVGAVVNTAKVQVGDNVVVFGLGGIGLNVVQGARLAGANRIIGIDLNPDREEWGRQFGMTHFLNTKGMSRDEIVAKVVELTDGGADYSFDCTGNTEVMRTALECCHRGWGTSVIIGVAEAGKEIATRPFQLVTGRNWRGTAFGGAKGRTDVPKIVDWYMDGKIAIDPMITHVLSLEEINKGFDLMHRGESIRAVVVY
- a CDS encoding VOC family protein: MFSHVMIGSNDIERSKKFYDALFTAIGGREGRVDPKGRVMYLKDGGIFIITKPIDGQPATHGNGCTLGFKVDNPEQAHAWHEAGIAAGGTPIEDAPGVRSGMGVDLYLAYLRDPDGNKICAMHRMPQPA
- the fghA gene encoding S-formylglutathione hydrolase — protein: MVEVVSEARSHGGRQLVLRHDSRATGTPMTFSLFLPPQAEQGRVPLVTYLSGLTCTHANVTDKGEYRAACAELGLAFLAPDTSPRGDGVADEEGWDIGLGAGFYVDATEAPWSAHYRMWSYVTEELPALVAAEYAALDMSAQAITGHSMGGHGALTVALRHPGRFHAVSAFAPIVAPSEVPWGEKAFSRYLGPDRAAWRAHDAVALIEDGARVPAIRIDIGAADPFLERELRPERIEAAAADAGIELILERRSGYDHSYFFISTFLAEHLRWMKSRLG